In Luteitalea sp., the DNA window TCTGCCCATCCGCTTCGATATCGCGCGGCCTGCTCGGCACCGTGCCCACCGCAATGAGGATGTGGGCGGCTGTCAGTCGCCGACGGCCATTCCCCGCATCCACCACGAGCGTATGCGGATCTTCGAACGACGCCCGTCCGTACAGGAGGCGAATGTCATTGCGCGCCAGTACGTCGTGGACCATGCCAACTTCCCGCTGAATGACCCACGCGACATGACCGACCAGCTGCTGCATCGTGGGGCGCACACGTTCCCGGTACGACTTCTCGACACCTTCCAGGCCAGGGCGCGAGTAAACCCGGCGCACCGCTTCCCGAAAGGTCTTCGACGGTATGGTGCCGGTGTCGACGCAGACGCCGCCGGCAAGTCGCCGCTTCTCGAGGACCGCGACCCGTTTCCCGAGCTTCGCCGCTTGAATCGCCGCGCGCTGCCCTGCGGGCCCGCTGCCAATGCAGACGAGGTCGTATTCAATACGCTCTGTCACCGTGCTCGCTCCTACCGCTCCACCGTGTGCTCCGTTCGTATACCACAGCGGTGTGAACGCTCCGTGAACGCGGCACGCCGGCGGCCTGCGGAGGGAACGACGCTTCAGCATGCCCCTCGCTGGTCAGACGCGCGCAAGACCTTCCAGCGACCCCATGGGCCCTCCGCTCTGAAGGGCGAGCGACATGACGTTCACTCGCGGACAAGCTCTTCCGGGAGGAACAGGCTAGAATAGTCGAAGAAGTCACGCATGGATTGACATGGAACGAGTGGTACGCATGATCACGTTCGAAGAGCATGCCGTGGGGAAGCTGGACCTTGAGTACTGGTTGACGCGTCCTCCCATCGAACGTGTCGCCGCCGTTGAGGTGCTTCGTCGACAGCGTCATGGAACTGGCGTCCGACTTCAGCGAGTTCTGCGGGTCATTGAACGTGAATCGCGTTGAGTACCTCGTCGTGGGCGCCTACGCCATGGCGCTCCACGGCGTACCACGGTATACAGGCGATTTCGACGTCTACGTCAGGCCGACTTTCGCTAACGGCCTGCGTGTGATGGCAGCCATTCGCGAATTCGGCTTTCCCACCGATGCGCTGTCCGCAGAAGACGTGATCGATCCTCGCCGCGTCATTCAGATGGGCATGCCGCCACTCCAGATCCACATCATGAGCGAGATCAGCGGGCTCACCTGGGAACAAGCCTGGGCTGGCAGGGAAATCGGTCGCTTTGGAGAGCTCGATGTCGCCTTCCTCGGTCGAACCGAGCTCATCGAGAACAAGCGCGCTGCCGGGCGAACGAAAGATCTGGCCGATATCCAAGCGCTCACCCGTCAGGTCGACTGATATCAGAAGCGCCCGCCGCGACCGAGCCCATCTCAAATGCGTTGCCAACGGCGAAATAGACGAATGTGAGGATGTTGGGGGCAGAACCCCGAATTGCGGGCCGAAATATTGGCGCGCCCGGCCGCCTTCGCGGCCGTGCCGCTTCGGCGCCCAGGGAGGGATTCGGTCTGCGTGAGCGGAAGGCGAAGCAGACTCAACGAACGCGTCGGGCGAAGCCAGCTTGCGAAGCGAGATGGCGCGCCCGGAGGGATTCGAACCCCCGACCTGCGGCTTCGAAGGCCGACGCTCTATCCAACTGAGCTACGGGCGCGAACGAGCAACTACTAATCCTACCACGAGCGTAAGCCCGCGCCGTGGCGGCCAACACCTTCCTGTCCCCTCCATTCTGCAGCGCAGTTCGTTACGCGGTTGTCGCGCCGAGAGTAGTACCCTACGCCCGCAGCGCGTCGGTGGCTGCAATCATTTTAGAACCCTTGAGGCACGGAAACGGCCGCCTCGGCGCGGCGGCCCTACCTAGGACAAAGTGCGGAGATGCAGTTCCGTGGAACCGGCGCGTACTTCTTTCGGAACAAGCAGCTCAACGCCAACACGTGGGCGAACAATCGCAACGACGAGCCGCGTCCAGACGATGACCGCAAGAACACGTCGGTGAGCCTGGGTGGCCCGATTCGCCGCGACCAAACGTTCTTCTTCGGATCGTTCATGGACTTTCGCGACAACGATTCAGGTCAGCAGAACAGCACACGGTTTCCGACGGACGCAATGGCACGGGGCGACTTCTCCAGCGTACCGGTGCAACTGCTCGATCCGGATTCCGGGCAGCCGCTCGCGGGCAATCGGATTCCGAGCCGGCTGCTCGATCCGGTCGCGCTGCAACTGGTGGAGCTGATGCCGACGGTCGAGAGCTACGACGATCGGCTCTTCTGGAGCTTCGAGGGCCCGTCGCGAAACGACGAGCTGCTGGCCAAAATCGATCACCATCTCGGCGCTGCGCACACGCTGCAACTGACGTCCTTCACGACATGGGGGAGGCAGACGATACCAAATCCCGGCGGCCGCCCGTCAGCGACCACCAACATTCCCGCCTGGGGGCCGCAGCTCAACGAATCGCGACAATACACCTCCGCGTTGCGACACACGTGGATTCTGGGGCCGCGTCTGGTCATGGAGTCGCGTGTCAGCGTCGCCCGCCTGGATGCCGACCGCACCACCGAGAACATCGGCAGAAACCTTGCAGACTTTGGAGCCCAGAACTACCCGATCAGCCAAGATGGGGCGCGCCGATACCTTCCGCATATCACTATTGAAAACGGTCCGAATGGACGCAACGGCTTTCTGAGCCTCTTCAACCAAGGAAACTACCAGGCTGTGTCGAGCCTCTCGTGGAACACCGGCCGTCACAACCTGAAGTTCGGCGTGGAAGTGCAGCGACAGAACATCCGGCAATACGATGACACGGAGCGTATGTATTTCGAGTTCGACGGGCGGCACGCGGCGGGGCTCGACGCGCCACCGGAAAGCGATCAGTTCGCATTCGCGTTCGCGGACTTCATGATGGGGCAGACGACCCCGGCCGTGAGCTACTCGGCGTCGGGCATCCTCGACTACGACGTGGTCAACTGGAACATCTTCGGATATGTCCAGGACGAGTGGCGGCTCACGTCTCGTCTGACGCTGACGCCAGGCCTCCGGTACGAGATCTACCTGCAGCCGCACGAGCAAGATGACAAGCAGGTCGCCTTTCGGATGGGGCACGAGTCGAGCCGATTTCCCAACGCGCCCACGAATCTCGCCTTTGCCGGAGACGCCGGACTGGACGGTGGATTCTTCGAGCCAGACCGCAATAACTTTGCGCCGCGCCTCGGTCTCGCGTGGGACGTGCAAGGCGACGGCCGGACCGCCGTCCGGGCAGGCGTGGGTTGGTACTACTCCTATAACCCCAGTCAGTTCTTCATCTGGAGCGCCGAGAACAACCCGTGGCGGCCGGAAGTGTTCGGGAGTGGCGGCCGCCTGAGCGATCCGTGGCTCACCAGCCAGGAGCCGACGTACGCGTCACCACCCACGCCGCTGACGGGCGAGAACATCGCCAATTTCCCGTGGACACCTCCGTATACCGCCACCGGTTATGCGGAGGACTTCGAGACGCCGTACAGCCTTCAGTGGAACGTCTCGGTGGAACGACAGATGTTCGAAGGGGTGTCCGTCACGGCTGGATACGTCGGCAACCGCGGTCACAGGTTCACGCAGATCCTCCCGATCAACGTCGCCGAATACCGCGAAGGCGCCAACGACACAGCGGGGAACATCAACGAGCGCCGGCCCATCCCTGACTTTGCCAGCGTCATGGAGATCAGCTCCACGGCGCGCCTCTGGTACGACGCACTGCAGCTCAGCTCGACGTTGCGGGGCGGCGGCGTGACCGCGCGCGTGAGCTACGTGCTGGCGAAGGGCTACGACACGGCGGCTGCCGATCCAACGAGCCAGGGCAACCAACAGGCGGCCAACCCGCTGGACATCGCGGGGGAGCGCGGCGAGAACCAGCGGCGCCACACGTTTCGGGCCTTCTTCGCATGGGACCTGCCATTCTTCAGCAATCGCCACACGCTTGCATCCTCGCTGCTTGGCGGCTGGCAGATTTCCGGCAGCGTGCGCGCGCGGAGCGGCGCGCCGCGGAACGTCACGCTCGGGACCGATTGGAACTTCGATGGCGTGACGGGCGATAGGCCGGACCTGGTCGGTGACATCCAGTATCCGCAGGCGGAGCTCGAGGACGGCGGGTACCAGTGGTTCGATCCGGCAGCGTTTGCACTGCCGGGTGGCGGGACGAACCACAACCTGTTCGGGACGCTGCCGCGCAACGCCATCTTTGGTCCCGGTGACTGGAACGTGGATGCTGCACTGCTCAAGCAGTTCCGCTTTGTTGGCGATCGTCGCTTCGAGCTGCGGTTCGAAGCCTACAACCTCTTCAACCACCCGAATCTCCAGCTCGGTAGCGGTGAGCTCGATTTCAGCAACGCCGACTTCGGCCAGGTCGTCACGCGCGACGGCAACCGCAGGGTCCAGCTCGGGATCAAGGCGTATTTCTAAGGTTCGAGGTTCGAGGTTCGAGGTTCGAGGTCGGAGGTTCGAGGTTCGAGGTCGGAGGTTCGAGGTTCAAGGTCGGAGGTTCGAGGTTCGAGGTTCGAGGTTCAAGGTTCAAAGGTGGAAGAGACGAGGGCATGGTGGCTTGACAAGGGTTGTACCGTGCTTTCAGAGGCTTCCCAAGCGATCCAACACGGTGCGCATGTCGGGGGGCTTGGTCGTTCTGAGCGATGCCCACAGATCACCGACGCGGCGAAAACGCGCTTCCACGGTGGTCAGCGTGAAGTCCTCGGGCGCCACGCCGTCATCCAACTCGTCCCACGCGAGCGGCGTCGAGACGCCGGCAAACGCCGTCGCGCGCACGCTGTAAGCCGACGCCAGCGTCTTGCCGAGGATGTTCTGGAGATAGTCGACGTAGACCGTGCGACCCCGCGCGCTGACCTGTCGCTCGACCGTGGCCTGCTTCGGGTGCTTCGTCGCGACGAGCGTCGCAATGATCCGGCAGAGGAGCTGGCCAGTGTGATAGCTGGTTCCCGGCGGTAACGGCAGATAGATGTGCAGGCCGCGCGAGCCGGAGGTCTTGGGCACGCCAGGGACGCCGATGCTCTCCAGCTCCTCGTGCACCCAGCGCGCGACGTCGAGGACGTCAGCAAACGACGCGCCAGGCATGGGGTCGAGATCGATCGCGGCAAAATCCGCCGATTCGGGGGAGCTCACGCGCGAGAACCAGGGATCCTGCGAGATGGCTGCCAACTGCGCCATGTAGAGCAGCGTCTCGAGCGTGCCCCCCACCAATCTCGGCGTCCGCTCGACACCCTTGTCCGAGCGCTCCTCGAGCACGTCCACCCGCACGCCAGGCGGCGCCTCGTCTGGCGCCCGCTGCTGGTAGAACGCCTTGCCGTTCACGCCGTTGGGAAAGCGCTTCATGACGAGCGGCCGATCGTCCACCACCGGCAGCAACCACGGCGAGATCCGCACGTAGTATCGAAGGAGGTCGCCTTTGGTGAAATTGCCCTGCGGCCAGAACACTTTCGCGAGGTTCGTCACGTCCAGCGTCTGGCCGCCGGGCAAGGCGAGCGTGCCGTCGCGCCGCGACTCCTCGAGCGCCTGGAGGTGAGAGACGAGCGACTCTCGCGCGGGATCGACTCGGAAGGCGGGCGGTCGCTTCTGGCCGCGCGGCGTCCGCCGTGAGCCCGACGTCTTCTCGCCCGTGCGCCGGCCGCGTCGCGAGGCGGTGCGCTCGACGTTCGCGGTCTCGGGCATCTGGCGCTCTGTGGGTGTCGCGAGCGGCAGCGGCAGCGCCAGCAACGGCTCGATGCCGACCTCGTGCGGCGCCTTGTCGTCACGCACTCCAAGGTAGACCGGATGGCGCAGCTTACGATCGTCGGTCCATTCCGCGAACCGTACCTGCACGACCATCTCCGGCTTCACCCAGTGTGAGCCCGGCGGCGCGTCTTGCTCGTTGACGAACGGACAGTGTTCCGTCGCGCGGCTGGCGAGGAGACGTGAAAGCCGGCCGAGCTCCGTGTCGGAGAACCCTGTGCCCACCGCGCCGACGAAGAGCAGCGGCTGGTCCGCCCGCGCGCTGCTGCCGCGCACGCGGCGACGGTCGTCCACCCAGACGCCCATGAGCAAAGCGCCCATGTGCACGCGCGCGCCACGCGGCTCGGTCCACCCGCCGATCACGACTTCCTGCTGACGAAGAATCTTGATCTTGCGCCATGCGGTGCTTCGGCGACCGCTCTCGTACCGCGAGTCGGCGCGTTTGAGGATCAGACCTTCCAGGCCATGTTGTTCCGCCTCACGATAGAGTCGCCTGCCGTCGCCAGCCGTATACGAGCCGAGGCGCACCACGGGAGACGTCGCGGTGGCGAGCAGCCTGTCCAAGCGCGCACGCCGCGTCGTGAGCTGGAGCCCGCGAAGGTCGTCGCCGCCGTCGCGCAAGAGGTCGAACAACAGGAGGGCGGCTGGCTGTGCGCGCACGCGGGCGTCGATCTCGCGCGTCCCGGTGAGGTGCATCCGCCCTTGCAGCCGCTCGAATCCGGCCGGCTGGTCGCGCTCGTCCAGGGCGACGATCTCGCCGTCGAAGATGACCGGCTTGTCGAGGCGCTGGCCGAGCTGACGAAGCTCGCGCACCACCTCGGGGAACTGCGCGGTCTTCTCGTTGCCGTTGCGGGAATAGATCGCGACGCGCGGCGTGGGCGCAGCCGGCTCGACCATGACGATGGCGCGGATGCCATCGTACTTGGGCTCGAAGATGACTCTGTCGTCCAAGAGGTTTGCCTCGGAGGTGAGCTCACCCGCCACGGCCAACATGGGCCGCACTCGCGAAGGAGCCTCACGCCACGGTGTCGCTACGGGTGGCATTGGTATGGGAGTGTAAGGAAAAGGCGCCTGAAAAAGGAACCGGGTACCTTTTCGCCGGCGAAAAGGTACCCGGTTCCTTTTTCCGGTAAACCTTGAGCTAACATTGGCCGAGAGGAAGCGAGGGCCACTGGAGGGCCTCCGAATGGCTGCACGACCTACGTGGAAAGGGTTTCTCAAGGTGAGCCTGGTCAACATCCCGGTGCGGGTGTTCCCAGCCACGGACTCCGCCGGCACCGTCAGCTTCAACCAGCTCCATGACGAGTGCCAGACGCGCGTCCAGTACAAGAAATGGTGCCCTACCCACGACCGCGAAGTGTCGAAGGATGAGATCGTCCGCGGCTACGAGTTCGAAAAGGGCCGCTACGTGGTCATCAACGACGAGGACCTCGAGAAGG includes these proteins:
- the ligD gene encoding DNA ligase D, translating into MLTRLTLRNPFHVGRAAIRRPSSGPRFLSANVSSRFTGKRNRVPFRRRKGTRFLFQAPFPYTPIPMPPVATPWREAPSRVRPMLAVAGELTSEANLLDDRVIFEPKYDGIRAIVMVEPAAPTPRVAIYSRNGNEKTAQFPEVVRELRQLGQRLDKPVIFDGEIVALDERDQPAGFERLQGRMHLTGTREIDARVRAQPAALLLFDLLRDGGDDLRGLQLTTRRARLDRLLATATSPVVRLGSYTAGDGRRLYREAEQHGLEGLILKRADSRYESGRRSTAWRKIKILRQQEVVIGGWTEPRGARVHMGALLMGVWVDDRRRVRGSSARADQPLLFVGAVGTGFSDTELGRLSRLLASRATEHCPFVNEQDAPPGSHWVKPEMVVQVRFAEWTDDRKLRHPVYLGVRDDKAPHEVGIEPLLALPLPLATPTERQMPETANVERTASRRGRRTGEKTSGSRRTPRGQKRPPAFRVDPARESLVSHLQALEESRRDGTLALPGGQTLDVTNLAKVFWPQGNFTKGDLLRYYVRISPWLLPVVDDRPLVMKRFPNGVNGKAFYQQRAPDEAPPGVRVDVLEERSDKGVERTPRLVGGTLETLLYMAQLAAISQDPWFSRVSSPESADFAAIDLDPMPGASFADVLDVARWVHEELESIGVPGVPKTSGSRGLHIYLPLPPGTSYHTGQLLCRIIATLVATKHPKQATVERQVSARGRTVYVDYLQNILGKTLASAYSVRATAFAGVSTPLAWDELDDGVAPEDFTLTTVEARFRRVGDLWASLRTTKPPDMRTVLDRLGSL
- a CDS encoding glycosyl transferase codes for the protein MPSSLPPLNLEPRTSNLEPPTLNLEPPTSNLEPPTSNLEPRTSNLRNTP
- a CDS encoding FAD-dependent oxidoreductase; this encodes MLKRRSLRRPPACRVHGAFTPLWYTNGAHGGAVGASTVTERIEYDLVCIGSGPAGQRAAIQAAKLGKRVAVLEKRRLAGGVCVDTGTIPSKTFREAVRRVYSRPGLEGVEKSYRERVRPTMQQLVGHVAWVIQREVGMVHDVLARNDIRLLYGRASFEDPHTLVVDAGNGRRRLTAAHILIAVGTVPSRPRDIEADGQTITTSDTVLNLHQLPRTMAVVGAGVIGIEYASMFAALGVHVTVIDQRPRPLEFLDHEIVDELIHQMRKSDVVFRCGDAVEQIEVAGGAERQGLVRLASGKHLVADVVLFSTGRLGATTDLRLEAAGLEADQRGRLQVDERYRTSVPHICAAGDVIGFPGNSSGSRT